One Fibrobacterota bacterium genomic window carries:
- a CDS encoding DEAD/DEAH box helicase has product MDALSLFHPLVRAWFAETYGSPTDIQARSWPLIAEGKHVLLTAPTGSGKTLTAFLWALDRFAAGAWDPGATRILYVSPLKALNNDIGRNLLAPLEALRQSFEGAGLAFPEVRALVRSGDTPATERRRMLRKPPEILITTPESLNLMLLSEGSRETLRDVETVILDEVHAVAGSKRGVHLITAVDRLVPLAGEFQRIALTATIRPLEAIAAWVGGFSLGETGYVPREVSVAVSTAVKRYDLRVRYPIAKDDAPGAAGASGTEEASGTDGDEKDIWAAIAAEIKLSVASARSTLIFANNRRLSERLARLLNEGEEKPIAYAHHGSLSREIRALVEERMKQGLLPAIVATNSLELGIDIGALDQVILVQTPFSIASTLQKIGRAGHGVGQTSHALLFASHGKDLLDAAVAVRCALDGDLEETRPIEGPLDLLAQILVALAASGEWTAERMFAFLRTSWPYRDLPRRHFDSVLEMLTGRYEATRVRELRPRLFLDAVDGRVTAARGSALIVGLSGGTIPDRGLFALRHAQSRAKIGELDEEFVWERREGDTFHLGNQGWRITNITANEVEVVPAEREAQMAPFWRADERDRGFHFAERLGSFLERADAELEDPAFAERLKREHGFAAAEADLLLGYLRRQREATGSALPHRHHLLIEDAGESEGGEDPGQARQIILHAVWGGRLLRPWAYALAEAYEQRQGRPLEVIAADDCLLVRLWPDDVPADLLDLVQPDNLESLLRSRLEKTGFYAAHFRENAARALLLPRSTTRSRVPLWLNRLRSQNLLQAVSAFPEFPIALETWRECLKDEFDLPHLKAMLAEVHEGAIRVGEARTRAPSPFAGTLMWKRTNKWMYQGDRPVGGSGAAADLLKEIAFSAPLRPRIPRAIIGEFEAKSQRLAPGYAPQSAEELVEWAKERVLIPWEEWRALLAAMGAAGASGASGATGASGASVVLGANGATGLDADFRTHAGARLLGTRLPGAARAGVVAVETWPRLSAALGWDDGAGGAGLARGREAQLWFAALPAPGESEGKPWDGMLAADPEAQGPPSPEALGHLARLSQSVSAAPFAPLLAQWLRAFGPISLGLPRDLFGSAFTRVEEALGELAEGDRVILDVLSEDADGPEACDAGNVEALLRLMRRRARPAFVARPPQSLPHFLAAWQGVAEPARDIEGLQGVLEKMFGYPAPAAAWEADLLPARVDRYLPSRLDELLRESGLLWIGRGRERLAFAFPEDLDLFPAPDAEDPAGGDAALVLDLLRSAAPGRLDFPSLSARCPLSSERIVGALWELAWRGSITNDTFAAVRTGLETGFKASPLVRDTGPGSGRDARAGGPSRRQRFQRWKSTRPMAGAWLALPAPEPTPDALAAEELSQDRARQLLRRYGILFRELLAHELPALQWGSVFRSLRLLELSGEVLTGHFFAGIAGLQFLSPHALRLLEGELPGSIWWISAADPASPCGLGLQDLPYDTPPRLASTHLVFHGPELALVSRRLGRDLTVRVPPRHRYLGGYLACLRSLADREATPQKAMETELINGVSALDSLYLDDFLQAGFEKGFKTLSLRKRR; this is encoded by the coding sequence ATGGACGCCCTTAGCCTTTTCCATCCCCTGGTCCGCGCCTGGTTCGCCGAAACCTACGGGAGTCCGACGGATATCCAGGCCCGCTCCTGGCCCCTGATCGCCGAGGGAAAGCACGTGCTCCTGACGGCGCCGACGGGCAGCGGCAAGACCCTGACGGCCTTCCTGTGGGCCCTCGACCGCTTCGCCGCGGGCGCCTGGGATCCGGGGGCCACCCGTATCCTGTACGTTTCCCCCTTGAAGGCCCTTAACAACGATATCGGGCGCAACCTGCTCGCGCCCCTGGAAGCCTTAAGGCAAAGCTTCGAAGGCGCAGGCCTCGCCTTTCCCGAGGTACGCGCCCTGGTGCGCAGCGGCGATACCCCCGCGACCGAGCGCCGCCGCATGTTGCGGAAACCCCCCGAGATCCTGATCACGACGCCGGAAAGCCTGAACCTGATGCTGCTCTCCGAGGGCAGCCGGGAGACCTTGCGCGACGTGGAAACCGTGATCCTGGACGAGGTGCACGCGGTGGCGGGGAGCAAGCGCGGCGTTCACCTGATCACGGCGGTGGATCGGCTGGTCCCGTTGGCGGGGGAATTCCAGCGCATCGCCCTGACGGCGACCATCCGGCCCTTGGAGGCCATCGCGGCCTGGGTGGGGGGATTCAGCCTCGGGGAGACCGGCTATGTCCCGCGCGAGGTATCGGTGGCCGTGTCCACGGCGGTCAAGCGTTACGATCTCCGCGTTCGGTACCCCATCGCGAAGGACGACGCGCCGGGAGCGGCCGGAGCTTCCGGAACGGAAGAAGCGTCCGGAACGGACGGGGACGAGAAGGATATCTGGGCCGCCATCGCGGCGGAAATCAAGCTGAGCGTCGCCTCGGCGCGCTCCACCCTCATCTTCGCCAACAATCGCCGGCTCTCCGAGCGCCTGGCCCGCCTGTTGAACGAGGGGGAAGAGAAGCCCATCGCCTACGCCCATCACGGCTCGCTCTCGCGGGAGATCCGCGCCTTGGTCGAGGAGCGCATGAAGCAGGGCCTGTTGCCCGCCATCGTGGCCACCAATTCCCTGGAACTCGGCATCGACATCGGCGCCCTCGATCAGGTGATCCTGGTGCAGACCCCTTTCTCGATCGCCTCGACCCTGCAGAAGATCGGCCGCGCCGGCCATGGCGTGGGGCAGACGAGCCACGCCCTCCTCTTCGCCTCGCATGGCAAGGATCTGCTGGACGCCGCGGTGGCGGTGCGCTGCGCCTTGGACGGCGATCTGGAGGAGACCCGTCCCATCGAGGGCCCGCTCGATCTGCTGGCCCAGATCCTGGTCGCGCTCGCCGCCTCCGGGGAATGGACCGCCGAGCGCATGTTCGCCTTCCTACGGACCAGTTGGCCGTACCGCGATTTGCCCCGGCGTCATTTCGACTCCGTGCTGGAAATGCTGACGGGCCGCTACGAGGCCACCCGCGTGCGCGAACTGCGCCCGCGCCTGTTCCTGGACGCGGTGGATGGACGCGTCACGGCGGCCCGGGGGTCGGCCCTGATCGTGGGCCTTTCGGGGGGGACCATTCCCGACCGGGGCCTGTTCGCCTTGAGGCATGCGCAATCGCGGGCCAAGATCGGCGAGTTGGACGAGGAGTTCGTATGGGAGCGCCGGGAGGGCGATACCTTCCATCTTGGTAATCAGGGTTGGCGTATTACGAATATCACGGCGAACGAAGTGGAGGTGGTTCCCGCCGAGCGGGAGGCGCAGATGGCCCCCTTCTGGCGGGCCGATGAGCGGGATCGCGGCTTCCACTTCGCCGAGCGCCTGGGATCCTTCCTGGAGCGCGCCGACGCGGAGCTGGAGGATCCCGCTTTCGCGGAGCGTCTGAAGCGCGAACACGGATTCGCCGCCGCCGAAGCGGATCTGCTTCTCGGCTATCTGCGGCGCCAGCGGGAGGCGACGGGAAGCGCCCTTCCCCATCGGCATCATCTGCTGATCGAGGACGCGGGCGAATCGGAGGGCGGGGAGGATCCGGGCCAGGCCCGCCAAATCATTTTGCATGCGGTCTGGGGCGGGCGCCTTTTGCGCCCCTGGGCGTATGCCCTGGCGGAGGCCTACGAGCAACGGCAAGGCCGTCCCCTCGAGGTGATCGCCGCCGACGATTGCCTGCTGGTGCGCTTGTGGCCCGACGATGTCCCCGCCGATCTGCTGGATCTGGTGCAACCCGACAACTTGGAAAGTCTATTGCGCTCGCGGCTGGAGAAGACCGGATTCTATGCCGCGCATTTCCGCGAGAACGCCGCGCGCGCCCTGCTGCTGCCGCGCTCCACGACCCGCTCCCGCGTTCCGCTCTGGCTCAACCGTCTTCGTTCCCAGAACCTGTTGCAGGCCGTCTCCGCCTTTCCGGAATTCCCCATCGCCCTGGAAACCTGGCGCGAATGCCTGAAGGATGAATTCGATCTCCCCCACCTTAAGGCCATGCTGGCCGAGGTTCACGAGGGCGCTATCCGCGTGGGCGAGGCCCGCACGCGCGCGCCTTCCCCTTTCGCCGGGACCTTGATGTGGAAGCGGACCAACAAGTGGATGTACCAAGGCGATCGCCCCGTGGGCGGGTCGGGCGCAGCCGCGGATCTATTGAAGGAGATCGCCTTCAGCGCGCCCTTGCGCCCGCGCATCCCGCGCGCGATCATCGGCGAGTTCGAGGCCAAATCCCAGCGCCTCGCGCCGGGCTATGCGCCTCAAAGCGCCGAAGAGCTGGTGGAATGGGCCAAGGAGCGCGTGTTGATTCCCTGGGAGGAATGGCGCGCTTTGCTGGCCGCCATGGGCGCGGCGGGCGCTTCCGGCGCTTCGGGTGCCACGGGCGCGTCGGGCGCTTCGGTCGTTTTAGGCGCCAATGGGGCGACCGGATTGGATGCGGACTTCCGGACCCACGCGGGAGCCCGCCTACTGGGCACGCGTCTGCCTGGAGCGGCGCGGGCGGGCGTGGTGGCAGTGGAAACCTGGCCGCGCTTGTCGGCCGCCTTGGGATGGGACGATGGCGCCGGTGGGGCCGGCCTGGCGCGGGGCCGTGAGGCTCAGCTCTGGTTCGCGGCCCTCCCCGCGCCTGGTGAGAGTGAAGGTAAACCTTGGGATGGGATGCTCGCGGCGGATCCGGAGGCGCAGGGTCCGCCTTCGCCGGAGGCCTTGGGCCATCTTGCCCGCTTGTCCCAATCCGTTTCCGCCGCCCCTTTCGCCCCTTTGTTGGCGCAATGGCTACGGGCTTTCGGGCCCATCTCGCTCGGCCTTCCCCGCGATCTGTTCGGGTCCGCCTTCACGCGGGTCGAGGAAGCCTTGGGAGAACTGGCCGAAGGCGATCGCGTCATCCTGGACGTCCTGAGCGAAGATGCGGACGGCCCGGAAGCGTGCGACGCCGGCAACGTGGAAGCCTTGCTGCGCCTGATGCGGCGGCGCGCGCGCCCTGCCTTCGTAGCGCGTCCGCCGCAAAGCCTCCCGCACTTCCTGGCGGCCTGGCAGGGCGTGGCCGAACCGGCCCGCGACATCGAGGGCCTGCAAGGCGTCCTCGAGAAGATGTTCGGATACCCGGCCCCGGCGGCGGCCTGGGAGGCCGATCTCCTGCCGGCGCGCGTCGATCGCTATTTGCCCTCGCGCCTGGACGAGCTCCTGCGCGAAAGCGGGTTGCTTTGGATCGGGCGCGGGCGCGAACGTCTCGCCTTCGCTTTCCCCGAAGACCTGGATCTTTTCCCGGCGCCCGATGCCGAAGACCCAGCGGGCGGCGATGCGGCCCTGGTTCTGGATTTACTGCGATCGGCCGCGCCCGGCCGCCTCGACTTCCCGTCCCTATCGGCCCGCTGCCCTTTGTCCTCGGAACGCATCGTGGGGGCCCTGTGGGAATTGGCCTGGAGGGGGAGTATCACCAATGATACCTTCGCCGCCGTGCGCACGGGCCTCGAGACTGGTTTCAAGGCCTCTCCCTTGGTCCGGGATACGGGCCCGGGGTCCGGCAGGGATGCGCGGGCCGGAGGACCATCCCGGCGGCAGCGTTTCCAGCGTTGGAAATCCACCCGGCCCATGGCCGGGGCTTGGCTGGCCCTGCCCGCCCCCGAGCCTACCCCCGACGCCCTGGCCGCCGAAGAGCTTTCCCAGGACCGCGCCCGCCAATTGCTCCGTCGTTACGGTATCCTCTTCCGCGAGTTGTTGGCCCACGAACTCCCGGCCCTCCAATGGGGCTCCGTCTTCCGCTCCTTGCGCCTCCTGGAATTGTCCGGCGAAGTCCTGACCGGGCACTTCTTCGCCGGCATAGCCGGCCTGCAATTCCTCTCCCCCCACGCATTGCGATTATTGGAAGGCGAGCTGCCCGGAAGCATCTGGTGGATTTCCGCCGCCGATCCCGCCTCGCCCTGCGGCCTCGGTCTGCAAGACCTGCCCTACGACACCCCGCCGCGCCTCGCCTCCACCCATCTCGTCTTCCACGGCCCGGAACTGGCCCTCGTCTCGCGCCGCCTGGGCCGCGACCTCACGGTCCGCGTGCCTCCGCGGCACAGGTATCTCGGCGGTTACCTGGCCTGCCTGCGCTCCCTGGCCGATCGGGAAGCCACGCCGCAAAAGGCGATGGAAACCGAACTTATCAATGGCGTATCCGCCTTGGACAGCCTCTATCTCGACGATTTCCTGCAGGCGGGCTTCGAGAAGGGTTTCAAGACCCTGAGCTTGCGGAAAAGGCGGTGA
- a CDS encoding M6 family metalloprotease domain-containing protein — MSCRIRALAVLAGSLCFAIPAQAIIVYNGKIVPAWPDLPSPAALSKRSIGGVQSAAAAPLHYYQHPAGTVWGLTLLVDFSDTPPAFTRDEVDAWLNLKGFNRFSCNGSVRDYYHDVSNGKVDFQNEIHGYYRAKNPKSYYEAGTGYDRAGELVDEVLAYFDAEVDFSKFDNDKDGKVEAISIVYAGVGQTYAQGLWPHAGSINQKRDGVSLTRYMMSDMGTSLSLYVFCHECGHMLFGWPDLYGFGDYCLMGNRPNDQNPPLINDFFRADQGWLDVVDVDKSMNASYAIAANGTVGYRFANPARPQELFFWSNYSNVGRRAVLKGRGLLLLHFDKDIGSNNPPNPLCLAVVQADGKDELGKTTWPSPGSDTKDYFSKATGAAFGAATAPASKWNDGSASGLNIHDIGAAADTIAFYVGTGAVGLRSVVAGTAIRILPAAHPGRDARGVIGVGAIGPRLH, encoded by the coding sequence ATGTCCTGTCGCATCCGCGCTTTGGCCGTATTGGCCGGCTCTCTCTGCTTCGCGATTCCCGCCCAGGCCATCATCGTCTACAACGGGAAAATCGTTCCGGCTTGGCCGGATCTGCCTTCCCCGGCGGCACTTTCGAAACGTTCTATCGGGGGCGTTCAGTCCGCGGCCGCCGCGCCCCTCCATTACTATCAGCATCCCGCGGGCACGGTATGGGGGCTGACCTTGTTGGTGGATTTTTCGGATACGCCTCCCGCCTTCACCAGGGACGAGGTGGACGCTTGGCTGAACCTGAAGGGCTTCAACCGCTTCAGCTGCAACGGGTCGGTCCGCGATTATTACCACGACGTGTCCAACGGGAAGGTGGATTTCCAAAACGAGATCCACGGGTACTACCGCGCCAAGAATCCCAAGTCCTACTACGAGGCCGGCACAGGCTACGACCGCGCGGGCGAGCTGGTCGACGAGGTCCTGGCCTACTTCGACGCGGAGGTCGATTTCTCCAAGTTCGACAACGATAAGGACGGCAAGGTGGAGGCGATCAGCATCGTCTACGCGGGCGTAGGGCAGACTTACGCCCAAGGCCTGTGGCCGCATGCGGGGTCCATCAACCAGAAGCGCGACGGCGTGAGCCTGACGCGTTACATGATGAGCGACATGGGCACGAGCCTGTCCCTTTACGTCTTCTGCCATGAATGCGGGCACATGCTGTTCGGTTGGCCCGACTTGTACGGATTCGGGGACTATTGCCTGATGGGCAACCGGCCCAACGATCAGAATCCCCCGCTCATCAACGATTTCTTCCGCGCCGATCAGGGTTGGCTCGACGTGGTGGACGTCGATAAATCCATGAACGCATCCTATGCCATCGCCGCCAACGGGACGGTGGGCTACCGGTTCGCCAATCCGGCCCGGCCGCAGGAGCTCTTTTTCTGGTCCAATTACTCCAACGTGGGCCGCCGGGCCGTATTGAAGGGCCGCGGCCTACTGCTGCTGCATTTCGATAAGGACATCGGGAGCAACAATCCGCCCAATCCCTTATGCCTGGCGGTGGTCCAGGCCGACGGCAAGGATGAGCTGGGGAAAACCACCTGGCCGTCGCCGGGAAGCGATACCAAGGATTACTTCTCGAAGGCTACTGGCGCCGCATTCGGGGCCGCTACGGCTCCGGCGTCGAAATGGAACGACGGATCGGCCTCCGGACTGAACATCCACGATATCGGGGCGGCCGCCGATACCATCGCCTTCTACGTGGGCACGGGGGCTGTCGGTTTGCGCTCGGTGGTGGCGGGAACCGCGATCCGCATCTTGCCCGCGGCGCACCCGGGAAGGGACGCCCGGGGCGTAATCGGCGTCGGGGCCATCGGCCCGCGCTTGCATTGA
- a CDS encoding ATP-binding cassette domain-containing protein yields the protein MLTAQNISLAYGKRVLFKEVDIKFVPGNCYGIIGANGAGKSTFLKILSGEIEPDSGSVNVAPGVRLANLRQNQFEFDEFPVLQTVIMGHKELYEVMREKDALYAKPDFSEADGVRASELEGEFADLNGWNAEAEAGAMLSGLGVREDKHQLLMKELAAGEKVRVLLCQALYGNPGVLLLDEPTNNLDMDSVMWLEEFLYGFENTVIVVSHDRHFLDKVCTHVCDIDYQKIQTYTGNYTFWYESSKLALEQKRDQNKKKEDKIKDLQTFIQRFSANASKSKQATSRKKLLDKITLDDIRPSTRQYPFIVFKQEKPAGKVILEIEGLSKSLDGKPAFKGFELNVRTGDKIAFVGRDDLPGTILYRVIMDELKPDHGSFRWGGSVTKAYFPKDNAAFFETDMNLVDWLRQFSKEKEKDEQFIRGWLGKMLFSGEESQKSARVLSGGEKVRCMLARMMLLQANVLILDEPTNHLDLESITALNNALTAFDGTLLFTSQDHLFVQTIATRIIELTPKGYIDRTMSYDEYLANEDVKKLREKLYS from the coding sequence ATGCTTACCGCCCAGAACATTTCCCTCGCCTATGGCAAACGCGTCCTCTTCAAGGAAGTGGACATCAAGTTCGTCCCCGGCAATTGCTACGGCATCATCGGCGCGAACGGCGCCGGCAAGTCCACCTTCCTCAAGATCCTTTCGGGCGAGATCGAGCCCGATTCGGGCAGCGTGAACGTCGCCCCCGGCGTGCGCCTGGCGAACCTGAGGCAGAACCAATTCGAGTTCGACGAGTTCCCGGTGCTCCAGACCGTGATCATGGGGCATAAGGAATTGTACGAGGTGATGCGCGAGAAGGACGCCTTGTACGCCAAGCCGGATTTTTCCGAGGCCGACGGCGTGCGGGCTTCCGAGCTGGAAGGCGAATTCGCCGATCTAAACGGCTGGAACGCGGAGGCGGAGGCGGGGGCCATGCTCAGCGGCCTCGGGGTGCGCGAAGACAAGCATCAGTTGCTCATGAAAGAGCTGGCTGCGGGCGAGAAGGTCCGCGTGCTGCTCTGCCAGGCCTTGTACGGCAATCCCGGCGTGCTGCTGCTGGATGAGCCCACCAACAACCTGGACATGGATTCGGTCATGTGGCTGGAGGAATTCCTTTACGGTTTCGAGAACACGGTGATCGTGGTCTCGCATGATCGCCATTTCCTCGACAAGGTCTGCACGCACGTGTGCGATATCGATTACCAGAAGATCCAGACCTACACGGGCAACTACACCTTCTGGTACGAATCCAGCAAGTTGGCGTTGGAGCAGAAGCGCGATCAGAACAAGAAGAAGGAAGACAAGATCAAGGACTTGCAAACCTTCATCCAAAGGTTTTCCGCCAACGCTTCCAAGTCCAAGCAGGCCACTTCGCGCAAGAAGTTGCTCGACAAGATCACCCTGGACGATATCCGCCCTTCCACGCGCCAATACCCGTTCATCGTCTTCAAGCAGGAGAAGCCGGCGGGCAAGGTCATCCTCGAGATCGAAGGGCTTTCCAAATCGCTGGACGGGAAACCGGCCTTCAAGGGATTCGAACTCAACGTGCGGACGGGCGACAAGATCGCTTTCGTGGGCCGGGACGATCTTCCCGGGACCATCCTGTACCGGGTGATCATGGACGAGCTGAAGCCCGATCACGGCAGCTTCCGCTGGGGCGGGTCGGTGACCAAGGCCTACTTCCCCAAGGACAACGCCGCCTTCTTCGAGACCGATATGAACCTGGTGGATTGGCTGCGCCAATTCTCCAAGGAGAAAGAGAAGGACGAGCAATTCATTAGAGGATGGCTAGGTAAAATGCTGTTCTCCGGCGAGGAATCGCAGAAGAGCGCGCGCGTGCTTTCGGGCGGCGAGAAGGTTCGCTGCATGTTGGCCCGCATGATGCTTTTGCAGGCCAACGTGCTGATCCTGGACGAGCCCACCAACCACCTGGATCTGGAATCGATCACGGCGCTCAACAATGCGCTGACCGCTTTCGACGGGACCCTCCTCTTCACTTCGCAGGATCACCTGTTCGTGCAGACCATCGCCACGCGCATCATCGAGCTCACGCCCAAGGGCTATATCGATCGAACCATGTCGTATGATGAGTATTTAGCGAACGAGGATGTCAAAAAGCTGCGCGAAAAGCTGTACTCCTGA